From Halorientalis litorea:
GTTCATGGCCGACGACTGGCTCCGCGAGCGCGGCCTCCGCGAGGCTATCGACATCACCTACACGTACCCGATTCAACGGGTTCACGGCAACCCCCACATCGCCGAGTGGGCCCGCCCGCTGATGGACGAGCGCGACATCGCCGTGGAGACGTTCTTCAACGCGGAGTCGGTCGACCCCGACGGCCAAACGATGACCTCGATGGAGGGGACCGACATCGAGTACGACCTGCTCGTGGCGATTCCCCCACACCGCGGCGTCGACCTGATAGCGGAGGCGGGACTGGGCGACGACGGTTGGGTTGACGTGGACAAACACACCCTAGAGGCCACCGCTGCCGAGAACGTCTACGCGCTCGGCGACACGGCCGATACGGGCGTCCCGAACGCCGGGAGCGTCGCCCACTATCAGGCAGGCGTCGTCGGGCAACGGCTCGCGAGCCACGTCCGGGGTCGCCCGCCGACCGCTATCTACGACGGCAAGACCCTCTGTTTCATCGAGACCGGGATGGACGCCGCCTCGTTCGTGGAGTTCGATTACGAGAAGCCGCCCTCGCCGGTGCCGCCGTCGCGGACGCTCCACTGGTCGAAACTGGCGTACAACGAGTCCTACTGGCTCACCGCACGGGGGCTGCTCTGAGCATGGCCTCCGAACCCGCACCGGAGGACACCGACCTCGAAGCGGCCATCGCGGAGAACCCCGAGGCGGTCGCCGCGTTCGTCCGCCGGTTGGACGCCGTCAACGAACTGCTGGACGCCCTCGCGCTCGGCGAGAGCGCGCTCACGGACGAGATGGCGCGTGACCTCGCGGACACGACGGCGACGCTCGCCGAATCGGCCGACGCGCTCGCGACCGACGAGACCGCCGCGTTGGCCGAAACCGTCGGGCAGAACGGTGACGAACTCGGTGACGCCCTCGACACGCTGCTCACGCTCCAGCGTGCCGGGACGCTCGACGACGTCGTCAAGCTCGCGGAGGTGCTGTCGCTGCTGACGGCTGCACTCGACGACGAGATGGTCCGCTCGCTGGCGGAGACGGGGGGCGCGCTCGGCGAAGTCGCCGACACCGCCGCCGACGAGGACACCCGCGACGGACTGGAGACGGTGCTGCAGGGCGTCGGTGCCGCCGAACGCGAGGAGTCGACACGGGTCGGACTGGTCGGCCTGTTCAAATCGGCGCGTGACCCGGACGTGCAGCACGGACTCGGCTACCTGCTCGCGGTCGCGAAGGCTATCGGTCGGTCGAAGACGGACGCCTGACCGGTTTCGACTCCCGCGTCACCCCGTCAGACGAGCAGTTGGATGTCGGCTTCGGCCATGTCCTGAATCGCGGTGGCCGCGCCGACGCCGGTGGTGACGCCGTCGTAGAAGTCGTCCTCGTCGTAGTCCATCAGCTCGATGGTCATCTGACACGCCTGAAACTCAACGCCCATGTCCAGCGACGTTTCGATGAGTTCCTCGATGGTGGCAGTGTCGTTCTCGTCGATGCGCTTTTCCATCATCGTCGTGGTCAGGCGGTCCATCCCCGGCAGCGCGCCGACGAGGTTCGGCACCGACATGCTGGGGTTCCCGACGGAACTCAGCTTCAGTTCCTTCGAGCGTTCCTCGTGGAGGATGTCCAGTCCCCAGAACGTGTGGAACACCGTCACCTCGTAGCCGAAAGCGGCGGCGGTGCTGGCGAGGATGAGCGGCGGGTACGCCATGTCGAGCGTCCCCTTCGTCGCGATGATGCTCATTTTCTCAGTCCCGTCGTCGGCCGTCGCCTCGGCGAGGTCCGTCTCCAACTCCTCGATGCGGGCGGCGAGTTCTGCGCGCGAAGGACCGTCGTCGGCCGACGCGTCGGGTGTGTCCGTACTCATCGTTACTCCGTCACGCGGACGTAGTGTTTGTACACGCCGTCGCCCT
This genomic window contains:
- a CDS encoding DUF1641 domain-containing protein, encoding MASEPAPEDTDLEAAIAENPEAVAAFVRRLDAVNELLDALALGESALTDEMARDLADTTATLAESADALATDETAALAETVGQNGDELGDALDTLLTLQRAGTLDDVVKLAEVLSLLTAALDDEMVRSLAETGGALGEVADTAADEDTRDGLETVLQGVGAAEREESTRVGLVGLFKSARDPDVQHGLGYLLAVAKAIGRSKTDA
- a CDS encoding DsrE/DsrF/DrsH-like family protein; protein product: MSTDTPDASADDGPSRAELAARIEELETDLAEATADDGTEKMSIIATKGTLDMAYPPLILASTAAAFGYEVTVFHTFWGLDILHEERSKELKLSSVGNPSMSVPNLVGALPGMDRLTTTMMEKRIDENDTATIEELIETSLDMGVEFQACQMTIELMDYDEDDFYDGVTTGVGAATAIQDMAEADIQLLV
- a CDS encoding NAD(P)/FAD-dependent oxidoreductase, with protein sequence MTDHIVIVGGGTGGTVLANDLADRLGADIDAGDVQVTLVNDDPDHVYKPVWLYVPFDQREPADGRRRLDELVDDRIDLRIDRVTDIDTDAQRIRYRDAARSVEYDYLVLATGSTLAPEEIPGLPEGGHDYYSESGAERLREALLSFTEGHLVLSVVGTPHMCPAAPLEFVFMADDWLRERGLREAIDITYTYPIQRVHGNPHIAEWARPLMDERDIAVETFFNAESVDPDGQTMTSMEGTDIEYDLLVAIPPHRGVDLIAEAGLGDDGWVDVDKHTLEATAAENVYALGDTADTGVPNAGSVAHYQAGVVGQRLASHVRGRPPTAIYDGKTLCFIETGMDAASFVEFDYEKPPSPVPPSRTLHWSKLAYNESYWLTARGLL